In Arthrobacter sp. PAMC25284, a single genomic region encodes these proteins:
- a CDS encoding inositol-3-phosphate synthase, whose product MSSHPIRVAIVGVGNCATSLVQGVQYYRDADPQATIPGLMHVEFGQYHVNDVHFVAAFDVDGKKVGLDLADAILASENNTIKIADVPPTGVTVQRGPTLDGLGKYYLETIEQSTDEPVDVVQALKDAQVDVMVCYLPVGSQEAAEFYAQAAIDAGVGFVNALPVFIAGTKAWADKFTAAGVPIVGDDIKSQIGATITHRVMAKLFEDRGVTLDRTYQLNVGGNMDFKNMLERDRLESKKISKTQAVTSNVEAVLAAKDVHIGPSDYVQWLDDRKWAFVRLEGRNFGDAPVSLEYKLEVWDSPNSAGVIIDAIRAAKIGLDRGVGGPLLSASSYFMKSPPEQFNDDLAREKVEAFIRGDLER is encoded by the coding sequence GTGTCTTCACATCCGATTCGTGTTGCAATCGTCGGCGTAGGTAACTGCGCCACTTCGCTGGTCCAGGGCGTCCAGTACTACCGGGATGCAGACCCCCAGGCCACGATCCCGGGTCTGATGCACGTGGAGTTCGGCCAGTATCACGTCAATGACGTCCATTTCGTGGCGGCCTTCGACGTTGACGGCAAGAAGGTCGGCCTCGACCTCGCCGATGCCATCCTCGCCAGCGAAAACAACACCATCAAGATCGCCGACGTCCCGCCGACCGGTGTCACCGTCCAGCGCGGACCGACCCTCGACGGCCTTGGCAAGTACTACCTCGAAACCATCGAGCAGTCCACCGACGAGCCCGTCGACGTCGTCCAGGCGCTCAAGGACGCCCAGGTCGATGTGATGGTGTGCTACCTGCCGGTCGGATCCCAGGAAGCCGCCGAGTTCTACGCGCAGGCCGCGATCGATGCCGGCGTCGGCTTCGTCAACGCCCTCCCGGTCTTCATCGCCGGCACCAAGGCGTGGGCGGACAAGTTCACTGCCGCAGGCGTGCCGATCGTCGGTGACGACATCAAGAGCCAGATCGGTGCCACCATCACGCACCGCGTGATGGCCAAGCTGTTCGAGGACCGCGGCGTCACGCTGGACCGCACCTACCAGCTCAACGTCGGCGGCAACATGGACTTCAAGAACATGCTTGAGCGCGACCGCCTCGAGTCCAAGAAGATCTCCAAGACCCAGGCCGTCACCTCCAACGTGGAGGCCGTACTCGCCGCCAAGGATGTCCACATCGGCCCGTCCGACTACGTCCAGTGGCTTGACGACCGTAAATGGGCCTTCGTCCGCCTCGAGGGCCGCAACTTCGGCGACGCCCCGGTCTCGCTGGAGTACAAGCTGGAGGTCTGGGACTCGCCCAACTCCGCCGGCGTCATCATCGATGCCATCCGTGCCGCGAAGATCGGCCTGGACCGCGGCGTCGGCGGTCCGCTGCTGTCCGCCTCAAGCTACTTCATGAAGTCGCCGCCGGAGCAGTTCAACGACGACCTCGCCCGCGAAAAGGTCGAGGCCTTCATCCGCGGCGACCTCGAGCGCTAA
- a CDS encoding MerR family transcriptional regulator yields MPASSTTCGRGLLPAGESVHPTRSQYSDQHVGRLKLIQALRQVVGLNIGQIRGIVGLADGGAPRLELLAAVQRTVLGLDGADDDGTSGTEPGDAVVRLRNWPDAPSDARTALNAHVAHMADLGVPLPLELLDAYSSALDAVANMDISATVAPRDVDELILTAAVGMHLHSELVRRLLAFAQASHGIRRYETETDSGPNDNAPPRNVRERPAPPRKT; encoded by the coding sequence CTGCCAGCATCAAGTACTACCTGCGGGAGGGGCCTGCTTCCCGCAGGGGAAAGCGTCCATCCCACACGGTCGCAGTACTCGGACCAGCATGTGGGTCGTCTCAAATTGATTCAGGCCCTCCGCCAGGTTGTGGGGCTGAATATCGGGCAGATCCGCGGAATCGTCGGGCTGGCCGACGGCGGCGCACCCCGCCTGGAGCTTCTGGCAGCCGTCCAGCGCACCGTCCTGGGGCTGGACGGGGCGGACGACGACGGGACCTCCGGCACGGAGCCTGGCGACGCCGTCGTACGCCTTCGAAACTGGCCCGACGCTCCGAGCGACGCAAGAACTGCCCTGAACGCACATGTGGCGCACATGGCGGACCTCGGTGTTCCCCTGCCGCTTGAACTTCTCGATGCCTACAGCAGCGCGCTCGACGCCGTCGCGAATATGGACATCTCGGCCACTGTGGCCCCGCGCGATGTGGACGAACTCATTTTGACCGCGGCCGTCGGCATGCATCTGCACAGCGAACTGGTGCGCAGACTCCTCGCCTTCGCCCAGGCCAGCCACGGCATCCGCCGCTACGAGACGGAAACGGATTCAGGGCCCAACGACAACGCTCCCCCACGAAACGTGAGGGAGCGTCCGGCCCCACCCCGCAAAACGTGA
- a CDS encoding DUF2306 domain-containing protein: MEPWNALVVSHVIAALFVLAIGPLRIFRRRRDRVHRSIWYIWVAAMYFVCVSSFWIVSEGQFTWLHGLSAFTVVTVTLGLIGAIRRNLPSHRGNMIGAIQASDASPCPAGLAVTLPHVMWVMT; encoded by the coding sequence TTGGAGCCTTGGAACGCACTGGTCGTCAGCCACGTGATTGCAGCCCTGTTTGTCCTGGCCATCGGACCCCTCCGAATATTCAGGCGCCGACGCGACCGTGTTCACCGCAGCATTTGGTACATCTGGGTGGCCGCCATGTATTTCGTCTGCGTCAGCAGCTTCTGGATTGTCTCCGAAGGGCAGTTCACCTGGCTGCACGGTCTCTCCGCGTTCACCGTCGTGACCGTCACCCTAGGCCTGATTGGCGCTATCCGGCGCAACCTGCCTTCGCATCGGGGAAACATGATTGGCGCGATTCAAGCCAGCGACGCTTCCCCATGTCCTGCGGGTTTGGCGGTGACGCTTCCGCACGTCATGTGGGTTATGACGTGA
- a CDS encoding DUF559 domain-containing protein → MHLSKPGTRTEVRRRGIVGHAVLALEGEVETVNGIRISTRSRTWLDLARRLNLAELVCMGDELIRQPRAEFEGRNKPYATVDSLRAMVGRHPNLQGVIRARQALDLMRIGADSAPETQLRLAIADAGLPEPELQLLLWPGARVSPSADLGYRRRRLAIQYDGGHHLLSEQMFGDRRRDKAFEAAGWTVLILGKDDLSDNFKQAVAKLKQLLRTAWRDHPAASGFADAG, encoded by the coding sequence TTGCACCTCAGCAAACCGGGCACCCGGACGGAAGTGCGCCGGCGCGGGATCGTCGGGCACGCCGTCCTGGCGCTCGAAGGCGAGGTGGAAACCGTCAACGGAATCCGCATCAGCACACGTTCCCGGACCTGGCTGGATCTGGCGAGACGGCTAAACCTTGCAGAACTCGTCTGCATGGGAGACGAACTCATCCGGCAGCCCCGCGCCGAGTTCGAGGGCCGGAACAAGCCCTACGCCACCGTTGATTCATTGCGCGCCATGGTTGGTAGGCATCCCAATCTCCAAGGTGTTATCCGGGCCCGCCAGGCCTTGGACCTGATGCGGATCGGTGCGGACTCCGCACCGGAAACCCAACTTCGCCTGGCCATCGCTGACGCCGGCCTGCCGGAACCCGAACTCCAGCTTCTCCTCTGGCCCGGGGCGCGGGTCTCGCCATCGGCGGATCTGGGCTACCGCCGTCGCCGGCTGGCAATCCAGTACGACGGCGGCCACCACCTTCTCAGCGAACAGATGTTCGGCGACCGCCGCCGCGATAAGGCATTCGAAGCGGCAGGGTGGACGGTCCTCATCCTCGGAAAGGACGATCTGTCGGATAACTTCAAGCAGGCGGTGGCGAAGCTCAAGCAATTGTTGCGCACCGCGTGGCGCGACCATCCAGCGGCATCAGGTTTCGCCGACGCCGGATGA
- a CDS encoding formate--tetrahydrofolate ligase translates to MPATPPPGKTVPGDLEIARQAVMKPISDIAAAAGVNDEAVEFYGRYKAKIDPAKLMTPARSPGKVVLVSAMSPTPAGEGKSTLTVGLADSLSRAGHKVMIALREPSLGPVLGMKGGATGGGYSQVLPMDEINLHFTGDFHAITSANNALMALVDNHIFQGNELGIDPRRLTFKRVLDMNDRSLREVVIGLGGPAQGVPRQDGFDITVASEIMAVFCLAADLADLRERLGRITFGYTYDRSPVTVADLGVQGALTLLLKEALKPNLVQTIAGTPALVHGGPFANIAHGCNSLIATQTARRLADIVVTEAGFGADLGAEKFMDIKSRVADVAPSAVVLVATVRALKMHGGVAKDNLTAPNVEALAAGVVNLQRHILNVRKFGIEPVVAINKFGTDTPGELDWLSDWCTAEGVPSAVADVWGRGGGGDGGDELAAKVAEAIDAPHGFKPLYPLEMPVADKIRTIVQEIYGADGVDFSVPALRRLAEIEKNGWSGLPVCMAKTQYSFTDDATRLGAPTGFTVHVRDLIPKTGAGFIVALTGAVMTMPGLPKVPAALRMDVDGAGNPVGLS, encoded by the coding sequence ATGCCCGCTACACCCCCTCCCGGGAAGACCGTCCCCGGCGACCTTGAAATCGCCCGCCAGGCCGTGATGAAGCCCATCTCGGACATCGCCGCTGCGGCCGGCGTCAACGACGAGGCGGTGGAATTCTACGGCCGCTACAAGGCAAAGATCGACCCGGCGAAACTGATGACACCGGCGCGGTCCCCCGGCAAGGTGGTCCTCGTCTCCGCCATGTCGCCCACTCCAGCCGGTGAAGGAAAGTCCACCCTCACCGTGGGCCTCGCCGACTCCCTGTCCCGGGCCGGGCACAAGGTCATGATTGCGCTGCGCGAGCCCTCGCTCGGCCCCGTCCTGGGCATGAAAGGCGGCGCCACGGGCGGCGGCTACTCCCAGGTGTTGCCCATGGATGAGATCAACCTGCATTTCACCGGCGATTTCCATGCCATTACCTCCGCGAACAATGCCCTCATGGCGCTGGTCGACAACCACATCTTCCAGGGCAACGAACTGGGCATCGACCCCCGCCGCCTGACCTTCAAACGGGTGCTGGACATGAACGACCGTTCCCTCCGCGAAGTGGTGATCGGCCTTGGCGGACCCGCCCAGGGCGTTCCGCGCCAGGACGGCTTCGACATCACCGTGGCCTCGGAGATCATGGCGGTCTTCTGCCTCGCCGCCGATCTTGCAGACCTGCGGGAGCGGCTGGGGCGCATCACTTTCGGCTACACCTACGACCGCAGCCCGGTCACGGTGGCGGATCTCGGCGTCCAGGGAGCCCTGACCCTGCTGCTGAAGGAGGCACTCAAGCCCAACCTCGTGCAGACCATCGCGGGCACACCGGCACTGGTCCACGGCGGCCCGTTCGCGAACATCGCGCACGGCTGCAACTCCCTGATCGCCACCCAGACGGCGCGGCGCCTGGCGGATATCGTGGTGACAGAGGCGGGCTTCGGCGCCGATCTGGGCGCGGAGAAGTTCATGGACATCAAATCCCGGGTGGCCGACGTCGCCCCGTCCGCCGTTGTACTGGTGGCAACCGTGCGCGCGCTCAAGATGCACGGCGGCGTCGCCAAGGACAATCTCACGGCGCCCAACGTGGAGGCGCTGGCCGCCGGCGTCGTTAATCTCCAACGGCACATCCTCAACGTCCGGAAGTTCGGCATCGAACCCGTGGTGGCAATCAATAAGTTCGGCACCGACACTCCGGGGGAGCTGGACTGGCTGAGTGACTGGTGCACCGCCGAGGGTGTCCCGTCAGCTGTGGCGGATGTCTGGGGCCGCGGCGGGGGCGGTGACGGCGGCGACGAACTCGCCGCCAAGGTCGCCGAAGCCATCGACGCGCCGCACGGTTTCAAGCCCCTCTACCCGCTGGAAATGCCGGTGGCAGACAAGATCCGCACCATCGTGCAGGAGATCTATGGTGCCGACGGCGTGGATTTCTCCGTCCCCGCGCTCCGACGGCTGGCCGAGATCGAGAAGAACGGCTGGTCCGGCCTGCCCGTCTGCATGGCCAAGACGCAATACTCCTTCACCGACGACGCCACCCGGCTCGGCGCACCCACGGGCTTCACTGTCCATGTGCGGGACCTCATCCCCAAGACCGGGGCCGGATTCATCGTGGCCCTGACCGGTGCGGTGATGACCATGCCGGGCCTTCCCAAGGTCCCGGCAGCGCTGCGGATGGACGTCGACGGCGCCGGCAACCCCGTCGGACTCTCCTAG
- the mshA gene encoding D-inositol-3-phosphate glycosyltransferase — MPLIRRVAFLSLHTSPLEQPGSGDAGGMNVYVRALAAALAETGVEVEIFTRSTAAGQPAVEHPFPGVCVHNVLAGPRRKLPKEELPELLHSMVAEIDRIRQLQPHGRYDVIHSHYWVSGVAGLELSQLWGLPLVHTMHTMAKVKNLLLESGEAPEPRRREDGEHRIVEGAARLIANTPTEAAELVSHYGADLDRIDVAAPGVDLAVFTPAFRGRSRAEHGVPPEAFHLLFAGRIQRLKGPQILIEAAALLRAHRPDINLKLTILGALSGAKDFNLHALIKDAGMDDAAAHHPPVNAPELASWFRAADLVVMPSYSESFGLVALEAQACGTPVVATKVGGLSRAVSDGRTGMLIEGHKAGDWADAFEALYDDPATRADMGRAAAVQAQGFGWQRTAGITLESYQAAVTQQLGRPATPAATVP, encoded by the coding sequence GTGCCGCTGATCCGCCGCGTGGCCTTTCTTTCGCTGCACACCTCGCCGCTGGAACAACCGGGGTCAGGCGATGCGGGGGGCATGAACGTCTACGTCCGGGCGCTGGCGGCGGCCCTTGCCGAGACCGGCGTCGAGGTGGAGATTTTCACGCGGTCCACCGCCGCAGGGCAGCCAGCCGTCGAGCATCCGTTCCCGGGGGTCTGCGTGCACAACGTTTTGGCAGGCCCGCGGCGCAAGCTGCCGAAGGAGGAGCTCCCGGAACTGCTGCACTCCATGGTGGCCGAGATCGACCGGATCCGTCAGCTTCAGCCACACGGCCGGTACGACGTCATCCATTCGCACTATTGGGTATCCGGCGTCGCCGGGCTGGAGCTCTCTCAGCTGTGGGGACTGCCGCTGGTTCACACGATGCACACCATGGCCAAGGTCAAGAACCTGCTGCTGGAATCCGGCGAGGCGCCGGAGCCGCGCCGGCGCGAGGACGGCGAGCACCGGATCGTCGAGGGCGCCGCGCGGCTGATCGCTAACACGCCTACCGAAGCCGCCGAGCTGGTCTCACACTATGGTGCTGACCTCGACCGCATCGACGTCGCCGCACCGGGCGTGGATCTGGCCGTCTTCACTCCGGCTTTCAGGGGCCGGTCCCGGGCTGAACACGGCGTCCCGCCGGAGGCGTTCCATCTGCTGTTCGCCGGGCGGATCCAGCGGCTCAAGGGACCGCAGATCCTGATCGAGGCGGCTGCCCTGCTCCGCGCCCACCGCCCGGACATCAACCTGAAACTGACGATTCTGGGCGCCCTGAGCGGTGCCAAGGACTTCAACCTCCATGCCCTGATCAAAGACGCCGGGATGGACGACGCCGCCGCCCATCACCCGCCGGTCAACGCCCCGGAACTGGCCAGCTGGTTCCGTGCGGCGGATCTCGTGGTGATGCCCTCGTACAGCGAGTCCTTCGGTCTGGTGGCTCTCGAGGCGCAGGCCTGCGGGACTCCTGTTGTCGCCACCAAGGTGGGCGGGTTGTCCCGGGCCGTCTCCGACGGTCGCACCGGGATGCTGATCGAGGGTCACAAGGCCGGCGACTGGGCCGACGCTTTCGAAGCCCTTTATGATGACCCGGCGACCCGGGCGGACATGGGGCGTGCGGCCGCGGTGCAGGCGCAGGGTTTCGGCTGGCAGCGCACTGCCGGCATTACGCTGGAAAGCTACCAGGCCGCGGTGACGCAACAACTTGGCAGACCCGCCACCCCGGCGGCCACCGTTCCCTGA
- a CDS encoding GNAT family N-acetyltransferase: MQPRDTGPAAADWEIREAAAQDWPGIWTILEPVIRAGETFTWDRDTSEDEARGRWFKQAPGQTFVAVGLGADAGAILGTGELHPNQGGGGSHVANAGFMVHSGHTGRGLARALCAYALDEARTAGFRAMQFNAVVESNVRAVAAWKSMGFDVLATIPEAFQHPGLGYVGLHVMYRRL; the protein is encoded by the coding sequence GTGCAACCACGGGACACGGGCCCCGCCGCCGCCGATTGGGAAATCCGGGAGGCGGCCGCACAGGACTGGCCCGGCATCTGGACGATTCTCGAACCCGTGATTCGGGCGGGAGAGACCTTCACCTGGGACCGGGATACCAGCGAGGACGAGGCCCGTGGACGATGGTTCAAGCAGGCGCCCGGCCAGACCTTCGTCGCCGTCGGCCTCGGGGCTGACGCCGGCGCGATCCTCGGCACCGGCGAACTGCACCCCAACCAGGGCGGCGGCGGCAGCCACGTCGCCAACGCCGGGTTCATGGTGCACTCCGGCCATACCGGCAGGGGACTGGCCCGCGCCCTCTGCGCCTATGCGCTCGACGAAGCCCGCACCGCCGGCTTCCGAGCCATGCAGTTCAACGCCGTGGTGGAGAGCAACGTCCGTGCGGTCGCGGCGTGGAAGTCCATGGGCTTCGATGTGCTCGCGACCATTCCGGAAGCCTTTCAGCACCCCGGGCTGGGGTACGTGGGCCTGCACGTGATGTACCGCAGGCTCTAG
- a CDS encoding 6-phospho-beta-glucosidase, whose product MRLTIAGGGGFRVPLIYRALSSGPFAGLVRELVLYDVDAGRLAAIEAVLASLARHSGPASAAPLVRSAAALPEALDGADMVFAAIRPGGTAGRTADERIALDLGILGQETTGAGGISYALRTIPRMLELAAEMRRSCPGAWLLNFTNPAGMVTEALVPVLGSKVVGICDSASGLVYRAALAAGVTLPEGRLDGVGYSGLNHLGWLNRLESGGRDVLPELLGDAGALAGFEEGRLFPPEFLARLGALPNEYLYYYYETARAVAGVRAADQTRGESIDRQQAELYPRLAAAGPDAFPLWEAARRSREEGYLAEARQDGERRDETDLLGGGYERVALAAMRALSGGGAAELILNTVNTVPAPDSGAGTAPRAGGRPAVPGLPADAVVEVPCRVTPDGVAPLPQEAPGPEQLALMARIKGVERLVVEAATTGRREAALAAFADHPLVGSAVLAGQLIAGYETAFPELGRLWHGRT is encoded by the coding sequence ATGCGGCTCACAATTGCAGGCGGGGGCGGTTTCCGGGTTCCGTTGATCTACCGGGCGCTGTCCTCCGGTCCGTTCGCCGGGCTGGTCCGGGAGCTCGTACTGTACGACGTGGACGCCGGCCGGCTGGCCGCCATCGAAGCGGTCCTGGCGTCCCTGGCCCGGCACTCCGGCCCCGCATCCGCTGCCCCGCTGGTCCGCTCTGCGGCCGCCCTGCCCGAGGCCCTCGACGGCGCTGACATGGTCTTTGCCGCGATCCGGCCCGGGGGCACGGCTGGCCGGACCGCCGATGAGCGCATCGCCCTGGATCTGGGGATCCTCGGCCAGGAGACCACCGGGGCGGGCGGCATTTCCTATGCGTTGCGCACCATCCCCCGGATGCTGGAGCTGGCCGCCGAGATGCGGCGCAGCTGCCCCGGGGCCTGGCTGCTGAACTTCACGAATCCGGCCGGGATGGTGACCGAGGCGCTGGTTCCTGTTCTCGGCAGCAAGGTAGTCGGCATCTGTGATTCCGCGAGCGGCCTGGTGTACCGTGCTGCCCTGGCTGCCGGCGTCACGCTCCCGGAAGGACGGCTCGACGGCGTGGGCTACTCCGGCCTGAACCATTTGGGCTGGCTGAACCGGTTGGAATCCGGCGGCCGCGACGTGTTGCCGGAACTGCTCGGCGACGCGGGTGCGCTGGCCGGCTTCGAGGAAGGCCGGCTCTTCCCGCCGGAGTTCCTGGCACGGCTGGGCGCCCTGCCGAACGAATACCTGTACTACTACTACGAGACGGCCCGCGCCGTGGCCGGCGTGCGCGCTGCGGACCAGACCCGTGGGGAATCCATTGACCGGCAGCAGGCCGAACTCTATCCCCGGCTGGCTGCGGCCGGGCCGGATGCCTTTCCGCTCTGGGAGGCCGCGCGCCGGTCCCGGGAAGAGGGGTATCTGGCCGAAGCCCGGCAGGACGGCGAGCGCCGCGACGAGACCGACCTCCTCGGCGGCGGCTACGAACGGGTCGCGCTGGCGGCCATGCGGGCTTTGTCCGGCGGTGGTGCAGCGGAGCTGATCCTGAACACCGTCAACACCGTGCCGGCCCCGGACTCCGGGGCCGGCACGGCCCCGCGTGCTGGCGGCAGGCCAGCGGTGCCCGGACTGCCGGCGGACGCCGTCGTCGAGGTTCCCTGCCGGGTAACGCCCGACGGCGTGGCGCCGCTCCCGCAGGAAGCCCCGGGGCCGGAGCAGCTGGCGCTGATGGCGCGGATCAAGGGCGTTGAGCGGCTCGTCGTGGAGGCGGCCACCACCGGCCGCCGGGAGGCTGCGCTCGCCGCCTTCGCCGACCACCCTCTGGTGGGGTCGGCCGTCCTGGCCGGGCAGCTGATCGCCGGCTATGAGACCGCGTTCCCCGAGCTGGGCCGGCTCTGGCACGGCCGTACCTGA
- the alr gene encoding alanine racemase, translating to MTYPAAAGDLRPETPTAPARAEERSAVIDLEAIRHNVRRLAAVASPAKVMAVVKADGYGHGAVPVARAALSAGATWLGVAHISEALALRAAGIEAPLLAWLHTPDSNFAAAVAAGIDIGCSGWELGRIVAAAREQERPARIHLKVDTGLGRNGASIDTWDSLLGEAMEYQDQGLLRVVGIFSHLAVADEPERPETDEQLALFRDVLAVARDAGVDPEVRHLANTPATLSRPDTHFDLVRVGLGLYGLSPFAGQSSAELGLRPAMTVRTVVSNCKDVPAGQGVSYGLNYRTGGVTTLGLIPLGYADGVPRIGTGGPVRVEGTNYPVVGRIAMDQMVIDLGQRNVAAGGPSILGAEAVLFGDGTDGGPTAEDWAAAAGTINYEIVTRISPRVPRRYVNEQPSVSENPSAGEGRR from the coding sequence GTGACTTACCCAGCAGCAGCGGGCGATCTCCGGCCCGAGACGCCGACAGCGCCCGCCCGCGCCGAAGAACGCTCGGCCGTCATCGACCTTGAAGCCATCAGGCACAACGTACGGCGCCTCGCCGCCGTCGCCTCTCCCGCGAAGGTCATGGCCGTTGTCAAGGCCGACGGCTACGGCCACGGCGCCGTTCCCGTAGCGCGGGCGGCGCTCAGCGCCGGGGCCACCTGGCTGGGCGTGGCCCACATCTCCGAGGCCCTCGCGCTGCGCGCGGCCGGCATCGAGGCACCGCTGCTCGCCTGGCTGCACACCCCGGACAGCAACTTCGCCGCGGCCGTGGCTGCCGGAATCGACATCGGCTGCTCCGGCTGGGAACTGGGACGGATCGTGGCGGCCGCCCGCGAGCAGGAACGTCCGGCCCGCATCCACCTGAAGGTGGACACCGGCCTGGGCCGCAACGGTGCGAGCATTGACACCTGGGACAGCCTGCTGGGCGAAGCCATGGAGTATCAGGACCAGGGGCTGCTCCGGGTGGTCGGCATCTTTTCCCACCTCGCCGTCGCCGACGAACCCGAGCGGCCGGAAACCGACGAGCAGCTCGCTCTTTTCCGTGACGTTCTCGCCGTGGCCCGGGACGCCGGCGTGGACCCCGAAGTCCGCCACCTGGCCAATACCCCGGCCACGCTCTCGCGCCCGGACACCCATTTTGATCTGGTCCGTGTGGGACTGGGCCTGTACGGGCTGTCCCCGTTTGCGGGGCAGAGCTCTGCAGAGCTGGGGCTGCGCCCGGCCATGACGGTCCGCACCGTGGTTTCGAACTGCAAGGACGTTCCCGCCGGCCAGGGTGTCTCGTACGGACTGAACTACCGCACCGGCGGTGTTACCACCCTGGGCCTCATCCCCCTCGGCTACGCCGACGGCGTCCCGCGCATCGGCACCGGGGGTCCCGTCCGGGTCGAGGGAACGAACTATCCGGTCGTGGGCCGGATCGCGATGGACCAGATGGTGATCGACCTTGGTCAGCGGAACGTCGCCGCCGGGGGGCCGAGCATCCTCGGGGCCGAAGCAGTGCTGTTCGGCGACGGCACCGACGGCGGCCCCACGGCCGAGGACTGGGCAGCGGCCGCCGGAACCATCAACTACGAGATCGTCACGAGGATCAGCCCCCGTGTGCCGCGCCGTTACGTCAACGAACAGCCGTC